The Xenopus laevis strain J_2021 chromosome 5L, Xenopus_laevis_v10.1, whole genome shotgun sequence genome has a segment encoding these proteins:
- the LOC121393958 gene encoding vomeronasal type-2 receptor 26-like, with protein sequence MFGGLLSNGTQKFLSTPVQSVKDLNPLVSYLKISYSTTDPVLNDRIQFPSFYRTIPNEEAEIDGIVQILKHFGWKWVGLIISDDDTGYRAQERISTALSTYGGCLAFTTVFRDIYFSYHHAEEIAQPIRKTSAHVIVVYISTQYGFVFTTIFAIYRFPKKIWITSSFFPRVMVFRHQKIKTTFNGSLTLLIQEGEIPGFEQFFRRFSPNRYKDDLTINTWAWLFGCNFPRRVRVRLETGEMAEDCTGNETLSDADLSVYGNHNYRVTYRVYTAVYALAHALHNLYSAQPPTNQHLNKLKSLTAKIKPWQLNKYIRNLTFTTSTGDTVFFNDNGEPPFAFDIVKWFFLPNDRVMRQKIPTSQCNEPCSPGYRKSKIEGKPLCCYDCIKCADGEMSNTTDAANCVRCSAFQKSNTERTECLLKPVNFLSYTDTMGASFTSIALIFFITACTVFGIFVKYWGTPIVKANNQHLSCILLISLMLCFLCTLLFIGRPIQICCLLRQVTFGIVFTISVSSVLAKTLTVIIAFNATKPGSKLKKYVGTKVPIVLVIICSLGSIVISAVWMASHPPFFEADTFSETDTVILMCNEGSVSLFFCVIGYIGTLALLSFIAAFLAKDFPDRFNEAKNITFSMLVFCSVWVTFVPAYLSSKGSRMVAVEIFGILSSSAGLLGCIFVPKCYIIFLRSELNTRTF encoded by the exons ATCAGTTACAGCACCACAGACCCAGTACTCAATGACAGGATCCAGTTTCCATCATTCTACAGAACTATCCCCAATGAAGAGGCAGAAATTGATGGGATTGTGCAGATACTGAAGCACTTTGGCTGGAAATGGGTCGGACTCATTATATCAGATGATGACACTGGATACAGAGCCCAGGAAAGGATAAGTACAGCACTTTCCACTTATGGGGGCTGTTTAGCTTTCACTACTGTATTTAGAGACATATATTTCAGCTACCATCATGCAGAAGAGATTGCCCAGCCAATCAGGAAAACATCTGCTCATGTGATTGTCGTGTATATAAGCACACAATATGGTTTTGTCTTTACAACTATATTTGCAATATATCgattcccaaaaaaaatttggataacgTCGTCTTTTTTCCCCAGAGTTATGGTTTTcagacatcaaaaaattaaaaccacatTTAATGGATCGTTGACATTGTTAATACAGGAAGGAGAGATTCCCGGCTTTGAGCAGTTTTTCCGTCGATTTTCTCCTAATCGCTACAAAGATGATTTAACTATAAATACCTGGGCATGGTTATTTGGCTGCAATTTTCCAAGACGTGTCCGTGTTAGACTTGAGACAGGTGAAATGGCTGAAGACTGCACAGGGAATGAGACTCTCAGTGATGCAGATTTATCAGTGTATGGGAATCACAATTACAGAGTCACTTATAGAGTTTACACTGCAGTCTATGCACTGGCACACGCCCTGCACAATCTCTACTCTGCTCAGCCACCGACTAACCAAcacttaaacaaattaaaaagtttgACAGCAAAAATAAAGCCATGGCAG CTAAATAAATACATCCGTAATTTGACTTTTACAACATCTACTGGTGACACCGTCTTCTTTAATGACAATGGAGAGCCCCCTTTTGCTTTTGATATAGTCAAGTGGTTTTTCCTGCCAAATGATCGAGTTATGAGACAAAAG ATTCCTACATCTCAATGCAATGAACCCTGTTCCCCAGGATACAGGAAATCTAAAATAGAAGGAAAACCATTGTGTTGTTATGACTGTATCAAGTGTGCAGATGGAGAAATGTCCAACACAACAG ATGCAGCAAATTGTGTGAGATGTTCTGCGTTTCAGAAGTCTAATACAGAGAGAACTGAATGTCTTCTTAAACCTGTAAACTTTCTTTCCTATACAGACACCATGGGGGCCAGTTTTACTTCCATTGCCTTGATCTTCTTCATCACAGCTTGCACAGTTTTTGGAATCTTTGTGAAATATTGGGGCACTCCGATAGTGAAAGCTAATAACCAACATCTCAGTTGTATCCTCCTCATCTCTCTCATGTTGTGTTTCCTCTGCACTTTATTATTCATTGGACGCCCAATACAAATATGTTGTCTTCTCCGACAAGTAACATTTGGGATTGTATTTACTATTTCTGTTTCATCTGTGTTGGCTAAAACTCTCACAGTAATTATTGCCTTCAATGCCACTAAGCCTGGGAGCAAGCTGAAGAAGTATGTAGGAACCAAAGTGCCCATTGTGTTAGTTATAATATGCTCTCTGGGTTCAATTGTAATCTCTGCTGTATGGATGGCTTCTCACCCACCCTTTTTTGAGGCTGATACATTTTCAGAAACGGACACAGTTATTTTAATGTGTAATGAAGGATCTGTATCCCTTTTCTTTTGTGTTATTGGATATATAGGAACATTGGCCCTACTAAGTTTCATTGCTGCATTTCTAGCCAAGGATTTCCCTGACCgatttaatgaggctaaaaacatcactttcagtatgttggtgTTCTGTAGTGTGTGGGTGACATTTGTCCCTGCATACCTGAGCAGTAAGGGGAGTAGAATGGTGGCAGTTGAGATATTTGGCATCTTATCCTCTAGTGCTGGATTATTGGGCTGTATATTTGTccctaaatgttatattatttttctccGATCTGAATTAAACACAAGAACATTTTAG